From the genome of uncultured Fibrobacter sp.:
GTTCAAGCAAGCTTGACCGCGGCGCTCGCCTTACGCATTTGTCCTACTTCCTACTGCCTACCTCCTACTTCCTACTTACCTCATACCTCAAAGGGAGCGTTAGCGACCGACCTCACGCCTCAAAGGCGCAACGCGCCGACCTCAGAGCGTAGCGACCTCATAGCCCCTAGATCCTAGCCTCTAGATCCTCTGATGGAGATTGCTTCGCCTTTGGCTCGCAATGACAAATCCAAAACACTGCCTACTGCCTACTGCCTACTTATTATAAATCGCTTCGAGTGCAGCAGCAAGGTACGCAAGCGGAGCGTTCCAATTGATAGCCACTTCGTTCGTCGCATAGCTGCAGCGATCATCGATGTAGGCAAGCGCAGGTTTGTCGGCAGCGGCATAGTTCGGGCACTTCCAATTTTCCTTGCCGTCCAGGTTGATATCCTGCTTGCCCAGGTGCGGGCCACCCACGAGCATTCCCGGCACCGGATCGTCCACCATGTCGGATTCACTTGGGCGGTGGTGCGGGTTGCGCGGGCTCCTATAACCGAAACCGGTCACATAAGTGATATCCTGCGGGTTCTTGCCGAGCAAGTAGTCCAGGCACTGCTGCGCGCCATCCAGGTAGCTCTTGTCCTTGGTAAGCAAGTAAGCATGCACCAGCACAATCCCGTTGTTCGCCATCGCACTATTGCTGCCCCAGTTCCAACTCCACGGGAATGCAGGCAAGCGGTAAGCACTCGTGTCGCCCACGGCACGGAGGTTGTTCGCCTCGTTCAGCACGACCTTCTTTGCGGCATCGACGAGTTCTTTTTCAAAGTCCGCAGAATCCAGCGCAACACGGAAAGCCGCAAGCATGTTCACATTGCCCCACCAGGCACCATCGGGCGTAAACGCATTCGCCTTCAAGTCTTCCTGATATTCCGCTTTCTTAGACGTACGGAAGAGCTCAGCAGCAGCCCAGCGGAATTCGTCCTTGCCGTTCTCGTCGCCGGGCATATAGCTACCCGTCTGCACGTCGTCGGGCTGCTTGTAGAAAGCTTCCGGATTCTTCTTGGCCCAGGCATACGCACTCTCGGCAGCCTTGAGCATCTTGTCGGCATAAGCCTTGTCGATATTCCTGTAAACCACGCTCGCCTGCGCCATCACTGCCGCAAAGTCCAGCGAAGCCGTCACGTTCTTGATAATCGCGTAACGCGGCGCAATATCGTTTTCGGGCAGCACGCTCCCGCCGAACTTCAGCGTAGTCACCTTGTGGTACACGCCACCGTCCTTGTCCTGCATGGTCAGCATCCAGTCCAAGTTGTAGCGTACCTCTTCGAGGAGCTCCGGGTATTTCGGGAATTCGCGCGGGATGTTCCAATGAAGCGAATCCGCATACTTCGGGAAATGTTCATAAATTTCGAGCAAAGTAAACACGGTGATGCCGGAGTTCACGATGTACTTGCCGTAATCGCCCGCATCGTACCAACCGCGCTGCGATTTGATGGTCTTGCCGGCACCCTTGCCGCCCGTCACCTTGTCGGAACCATAGATAACGACCTTGTCATCCTTGTGGCCTGCGGCGCGCGCCCACTTGCCCGCATACTGCGGCTCCAGCGCCATGCTCGCACGCTGGTAGTAGAACCACTTGAGACTCGCCTTCACCAAATCGCCGTAAACATTTTTCCCGACGACAACGGGTGTACCCACGTATTCGCCACTGCGGAAAAGCCGGTAAGTTCCCGGAGTCTTTACAGAAGAAATATCAAAGGTCTGCACTTCCTCACCGCTGTAATCCCAGTCGTACACCAGGGGAGCCTTGAGTTTCAGAACCGTTTTTCCCTTCAGGTCACGGACTTCGAGCCCGTTCGCATCGTTACCGGGGAAAACGACCGTCTTTTCGGCATCGGGATAATAACCCAGCTGGTTCACGAGGGGGCCAGCGAAAGCCGAAGAGGCAGATAAGGAGACCGCCACAAAAGCGGCTGTACAAAAACAAACATTCCAAGACTTATTCATGCCTAGAATATACTTTAAAACGGCCAATTTCGGGCGTAAAGTGCTTCATATTCCGTTTTCAGCGGGAAACAAAAACCCTCCACAAGCTCTTTTTTATATTTAAGAGCAGGAGGAATTTGCCCCATGAACATTGGCATATCCAAAATAGCCCTTTCTCTCGCCTGTTGTGCCCTGCCGTTCACATTTACCGCCTGTGGTGGCGACTCCACATCAGTCGACCCTCAAGACATCGTAGACGACATCGCTCTGTCCAGTTCCGAAGCAGACGACTCCTCCTCTTCGGAAGAAGCGGATTCCAAATCAAAATCGTCTTCTTCCAAGGCTAAAAGTTCCTCCAGCACCGACAAAGAGGCATCTTCCTCTTCTCAAGATTCAAGCTCCAGCAAGGATTCATCTTCTTCTACGAATAAGGAATCATCCTCGTCAAACAAGGAATCATCTTCGTCAGAAAGTTCCTCCTCGACTCAGAGTTCTTCTTCGCAGGACTCAACAAAAACCGAAAGCTCATCTTCCCAGGAATCTTCCTCCAGCGTAAACATCAATGTGACAGCATCCTCCTTCACAGACTCCCGCGACGGCAAGACATACAAGCTGGTCAACATCGGCGGGCAAGTCTGGATGGCCGAAAACTTACAATACGGCGATTCCAGCCTTTATGTTTTCAACGAAGCCAAAGTAGTTTGCCCGGAAGGATTCCACCTGCCCACCCTCAAGGAATTCAGCAAACTCATTGAGTATGTAGGCGGGGCAGATGTCGCCGCGAAGAAACTGAAAAGCACCAGTGGCTGGCCAAACGATTCTTTAGGTAACTGGAACGGCACTGACGATTACGGATTCAATGCCAAACCCGTCGAAAGCGGTGACGGAGCCGGCACCGACGAGAACTTCTGGAGTTCCACAAGAAATTCTAGAGACTACCCTACCGGAAATTTCCTAAAGCTTGACCCCCATCCAAAATCCGAATGGTTCTGCCAGGAAAGAGAGAATGCATCTGCATCACGAGCCTGCCTTGTCCATGGCAAACCAGAGACAAAACTTTCTATCCGTTGCCTAAGCAATAATGAAGAATGTGGCGGAAAAAATATCGACAACACAAAGCAATTCTGCCAAAATGGCGTCGCCTACGACATCTGCCGTCAACGACTATACGACGGCACAAAATACGAATGCAAGAACGACACACTTTACGAAAGATCAAGCGGGACCGTCTTCAAATATTCATGGTTCCTGCTCAACCCGAACAAAACATACGGAACTTTCAAAGACGAAAGAGACGGGCAAATCTATAAGACCATCGATATCGATGGCGTTGTCTGGTTCGCAGAAAATTTGAACTACGCAAGTGCAGGTTCCTTGTGCCCCGGGAATGAAGAAAAATACTGCGACGTTTATGGAAGAATGTACACCATGAAACAAGCTTTAGAAGAAGATACGATCCATCTCGAAAAGAAGCAGGGAATATGTCCTAAAGGAACTCACCTCCCATTTTCACCAGAATACAGTTTGTTATGGGAAAAATACAGTTTCGAGGAACTTTTCGTAGGCTATGCGCCTTTCTTTGAGGATGACGACCACGATGGCGCATTATCTAGATTGACAAACGAAAGCGGCATGAGCATGCTGGAAAATGGAGCCTATAATAGAAATTACAACTCATGGGACGGTATCAACAGACAAACTCGGAACATCGGCTCCAATTTTACACACTACCATTATTACCGCTGGTCAGGCAGTGGAATTCAAGAATTTTATATGTATCCAGATGATGACAACTTCGGTGCCATCCGCTGCGTTGTAGACTAGTCTGCTTTTTTCGTCCTTGTTCTCTTTTTCTCACCAATACAAATACTCGTGTTACCCTTTGAGATTGTCAATCCTCTCTTAAGGGAAATGAGTGTCACCGAGATGAGAATCGCTACAATCACAACGCAGGAAGATCCAAAAATCAACGGATCCTTTATTACATTAGACCATTCTTTTTTTTCCTTCTCCTTTGTGAGAGTATCTATCTTATTGTGAAGCTCATTCGTATCTCTTTTTAGGTTCGCAACCATTAAATTCAAATTAATGGTGTCTTGTTTTAAAGTATCAATCACGTGATTCAATGAATCATTCGCTTTTTTTACTAGAACTAAATCTTTATTATTTATATAAAAATCAAGATCCTTTTTATAGTTTCGATTCTCTTTTTTCAACGATTTATTCAATGAATCTAAACTTTTAATTTTTTTTTATTAAAGAGTCATTTTCAGTTCGCAATCCGCCATTAGTTTGATGTAACCTTTCATTATCTGTTTCAAACTTTTCAATTTTTTTCTCAAATTTTTTTATTTCTGTTTTAAGGTCTTTTATTGTTTGCTCATAATTTATAGAATCCTTCATGCGCTGCGGAGTAAGATGATAACAATCCATCATCTTTAAGCAAAATTCCATAGAAGTCGCATCAACTGGAGTTCCATCAGCCAAAACAACCCCATCAGCGCGACAAGAAATGTTTTTTGGATAAATCAATGTTTCTGCCATTTTTTACCTGTTCCTTTTTGGGGGTGTTTTAGCCCTTATTGGGCGAGATCATTAGCAAGTACTTAATTACAGTACATATTCTATAAGAATATTATAATTATTTTCTTTAATATGCAACAAATAAATTCATATAATTACAAAAACAGGCATAACAATGTTTTGCCTGTTTTTTTTAGTTTATAGCCCTTTAAAGCCTTATTTCTGTTCTTCTTTCTTATTTTCACCAATTGCAACAACGGTCCCGTTCTTAGAGAAAGAGAACCCTTTCTTAAGAGCGATAACCATTATCGCAATGATAAGCACAATCAGCACTGCGCAGCCGCTCGGCGAGGTAAGAGCTGCAACCGGAGACTGGTTGGCTTTCGCTTGTTGGAGCTGGATTGTCAGAGAATCTTTGGCAGCTTCCAGCTGGTCGACTTTTGCGAGCAACGTGGCATTTTCGCTTTTCAGGATTTCGACATCCTTCGCAAGGACGAGCGAATCCTTCTGGAGCTGAATGATGACGTTATGGACGCTATCCGCATGATGTTTTGCCTTCTTGAACATTTCCATGTTCTTGAAGTCGCCTTTCTTGAACGCTGCGGATGCAGTCGTTGCGGTGGTATCGTTGTTTACCTGTTCTGCCATTTTGTTACCTGTACCTTAGGTTGAGTTTAAAATCGGTGATGTAAAGTGTTACTTCTTCAGCCCGAGCAGCTGGAGAATCAGCGAGATAATTATATCGAACAATGACGTCGGCTTGCTTGCCGCCGGCTTTGTCGCACTAGTCTGGGCAGGCTTCTGCGATGCAGGTTGTGCCTTCGGAGCCGCCGACGGTGCGGATTGCGGCGCGGGAGCGGGCTGTGGGGCCGGGGCGGACTCGACCGGCTTCACCGGTTCCGGAGTGGGAGCAGGTTCCGGCGTAGGTTCAGCGACAGGCGCAGCCTCGGGTTTCGCCTCTTCCACGGCAGGCTCAACGCTTGCAGGCGGTTCGGCCAGCTGCGGTTCCGTTGCCGTGGCATCCGGCTTGCTTTCAGGCACGTCGGGAAATTCGTCGGAGCACCTGGAGATGACTGCTTTCAGTGACGGCGTAAACGGCCAGTCAAACTTGTCTTTCCTGACGTTCGTGTGGTAGAACACACCCTTGAACGCCAGCGCTTCTGCATCGGTCGCGAACGGATTATCGTCCGACTTGAAGTTCATCGGAATGTTGTGCTTGCGGCCCAAGTACTTGACGAGAGTGGCCACAGCATCGATCTGGACATCCGTCATCGAGGCGTAGTAGTCGTAACCCCTGTAGCTGTGCTTGGAATAGAATTCCGTCTCGGACACCTTGCAGTATTCGTTCTTGTAAGCGTCAATCAGGTTCTCGCCAGAAAGCTTGAGCGGGCCATAATTCGAAATCTCGATGCCGATGGACTGCTTCGACATGGCGCCGTTGCCACCGACAGCACCGCTCCCGAGATGGTAGCTCCATTCGGTGTCCGGGAACATTTCGTAAATCCTTCCCGAGCGGTCGACAACGTAAGAAACAGACACATGATTGTCCGCCTTAGAGAGTGAACTCGTATCGGACTTGATATAGCCGACGGTAAAGTGCAGGCAAATGCTCTTCTTTACTGTCCTGACATTGTAATAGTAGCTGTTGAAATCTGGACGGATAGAATAAATCTTCACGCCATTCCCGATATCGGTCGTCGCAGTCAGTTTATACTTGACTCCAGACGAATTTGTCAGGTTCGAAAAAAATTCATCTTCGCGTTGCTTGATAGTTTCTGGTCTCACAAAAATCTTCTCCTTGTATAAACTACAATATATATATTTTTTTTACCCTATTCGCATTTATTCTGTTATAAACAATAGCTTAGATGTATTTTTTGGCCAAACAAAACTATTTATTTTCACAACAAAAGAAAAACCCGGCTCCACTTTCATGGAACCGGGATTTTTAATTTCACAAGTAGTTA
Proteins encoded in this window:
- a CDS encoding FISUMP domain-containing protein, whose protein sequence is MNIGISKIALSLACCALPFTFTACGGDSTSVDPQDIVDDIALSSSEADDSSSSEEADSKSKSSSSKAKSSSSTDKEASSSSQDSSSSKDSSSSTNKESSSSNKESSSSESSSSTQSSSSQDSTKTESSSSQESSSSVNINVTASSFTDSRDGKTYKLVNIGGQVWMAENLQYGDSSLYVFNEAKVVCPEGFHLPTLKEFSKLIEYVGGADVAAKKLKSTSGWPNDSLGNWNGTDDYGFNAKPVESGDGAGTDENFWSSTRNSRDYPTGNFLKLDPHPKSEWFCQERENASASRACLVHGKPETKLSIRCLSNNEECGGKNIDNTKQFCQNGVAYDICRQRLYDGTKYECKNDTLYERSSGTVFKYSWFLLNPNKTYGTFKDERDGQIYKTIDIDGVVWFAENLNYASAGSLCPGNEEKYCDVYGRMYTMKQALEEDTIHLEKKQGICPKGTHLPFSPEYSLLWEKYSFEELFVGYAPFFEDDDHDGALSRLTNESGMSMLENGAYNRNYNSWDGINRQTRNIGSNFTHYHYYRWSGSGIQEFYMYPDDDNFGAIRCVVD
- a CDS encoding glycoside hydrolase family 9 protein, with translation MNKSWNVCFCTAAFVAVSLSASSAFAGPLVNQLGYYPDAEKTVVFPGNDANGLEVRDLKGKTVLKLKAPLVYDWDYSGEEVQTFDISSVKTPGTYRLFRSGEYVGTPVVVGKNVYGDLVKASLKWFYYQRASMALEPQYAGKWARAAGHKDDKVVIYGSDKVTGGKGAGKTIKSQRGWYDAGDYGKYIVNSGITVFTLLEIYEHFPKYADSLHWNIPREFPKYPELLEEVRYNLDWMLTMQDKDGGVYHKVTTLKFGGSVLPENDIAPRYAIIKNVTASLDFAAVMAQASVVYRNIDKAYADKMLKAAESAYAWAKKNPEAFYKQPDDVQTGSYMPGDENGKDEFRWAAAELFRTSKKAEYQEDLKANAFTPDGAWWGNVNMLAAFRVALDSADFEKELVDAAKKVVLNEANNLRAVGDTSAYRLPAFPWSWNWGSNSAMANNGIVLVHAYLLTKDKSYLDGAQQCLDYLLGKNPQDITYVTGFGYRSPRNPHHRPSESDMVDDPVPGMLVGGPHLGKQDINLDGKENWKCPNYAAADKPALAYIDDRCSYATNEVAINWNAPLAYLAAALEAIYNK
- a CDS encoding N-acetylmuramoyl-L-alanine amidase; the encoded protein is MRPETIKQREDEFFSNLTNSSGVKYKLTATTDIGNGVKIYSIRPDFNSYYYNVRTVKKSICLHFTVGYIKSDTSSLSKADNHVSVSYVVDRSGRIYEMFPDTEWSYHLGSGAVGGNGAMSKQSIGIEISNYGPLKLSGENLIDAYKNEYCKVSETEFYSKHSYRGYDYYASMTDVQIDAVATLVKYLGRKHNIPMNFKSDDNPFATDAEALAFKGVFYHTNVRKDKFDWPFTPSLKAVISRCSDEFPDVPESKPDATATEPQLAEPPASVEPAVEEAKPEAAPVAEPTPEPAPTPEPVKPVESAPAPQPAPAPQSAPSAAPKAQPASQKPAQTSATKPAASKPTSLFDIIISLILQLLGLKK